From Macrobrachium nipponense isolate FS-2020 chromosome 6, ASM1510439v2, whole genome shotgun sequence, a single genomic window includes:
- the LOC135216554 gene encoding uncharacterized protein LOC135216554, translated as MKRDVNRIITAVNVAMNATHLPPIQGDYSLGYLYGTVKMHKTGNPLRPIISQTPAPTHTLAKRLSKILTPYTPSKFCLTSSMELLEKIQDSPGDSTMAALYVESLFTNVPVDETIDIILEKVYRNPDMQPPNIPEESLKTLLDICMKRAPFTTHGGQMFIQKDGVAMGSPLGVLFANFYMGTVEERVFSQH; from the coding sequence ATGAAACGGGATGTTAACCGCATCATCACTGCAGTAAACGTCGCAATGAATGCAActcacctcccgcccatccaaggagaTTACAGCTTGGGGTATCTTTATGGAACCGTGAAGATGCACAAGACTGGTAACCCCTTAcgccccatcatcagccagacacctgCCCCGACCCACACTTTGGCAAAACGCCTGAGCAAAATCCTGACACCATATACCCCCTCCAAATTTTGCCTTACTTCTTCTATGGAGTTGCTGGAGAAAATCCAGGATTCCCCTGGCGACAGCACGATGGCGGCCCTCTACGtggagtccctgtttaccaaTGTCCCCGTCGATGAAACAATAGACATCATTTTGGAAAAGGTCTACAGGAACCCTGATATGCAACCTCCGAACATTCCGGAAGAATCCCTCAAGACACTCCTAGACATCTGCATGAAGAGAGCCCCCTTCACCACCCACGGAGGACAGATGTTCATCCAGAAAGATGGTGTGGCAATGGGGTCCCCCTTGGGTGTCCTCTTTGCCAACTTTTACATGGGTACCGTTGAAGAGCGGGTTTTTTCTCAGCACTGA